A single Pristis pectinata isolate sPriPec2 chromosome 6, sPriPec2.1.pri, whole genome shotgun sequence DNA region contains:
- the cidec gene encoding cell death activator CIDE-3, whose product MEYAKKSLSFLSSSSISRCVSASASVTSHLLNSGPHQRPFRVCNWDRSLKKGIMAEGLQDLLDKVQESLHTTSSVSLLLEEDGTFIETEEFFQTVLDNTLFMVIEKGQKWTPPENVGFHLGFRNKLRRRKDVARITFDLYKENPQDFIGCLNVKVTLYGSYSLSCDVQCMGAKKIMREALRLTMFTMQATGHILLGTSSYVQQLLDEEEQQAAGKPFHLLE is encoded by the exons GTGTGTTTCTGCCAGTGCATCAGTAACTTCTCACCTGTTGAACAGTGGTCCACACCAAAGACCATTTAGAGTGTGCAACTGGGATCGGAGTTTGAAGAAAGGCATCATGGCAGAGGGTCTTCAGGATCTACTGGACAAG GTCCAAGAATCACTACATACAACATCCAGTGTCTCACTTCTACTGGAGGAAGATGGGACCTTCATTGAGACTGAAGAATTCTTTCAGACAGTTTTGGATAACACCCTCTTCATGGTCATTGAAAAGGGGCAAAAATGGACACCACCAGAG aATGTTGGCTTTCACCTGGGTTTCCGCAACAAATTGCGTAGAAGGAAAGATGTTGCCAGAATAACCTTTGACCTCTACAAAGAAAATCCTCAGGACTTCATTGGCTGCCTGAATGTAAAGGTGACCCTCTATGGCTCCTATTCTCTTTCATGTGATGTTCAGTGTATGGGAGCGAAGAAAATAATGAG GGAAGCCTTGCGTTTGACAATGTTCACAATGCAAGCTACAGGACACATTCTACTTGGAACTTCAAGCTATGTCCAGCAGCTGTTGGATGAGGAGGAACAGCAGGCAGCAGGGAAACCCTTCCATCTTCTTGAATGA